The DNA window TACTATCGATGCTTCCCACTGCTTTTCCGTCAAACATTCGCACTCTGTCGCCCACCTTTAAAATGGGTTTTGGTTTTTCGATAATAGGTTTAAGTTTCTTTTCTTTTTTGGCAACCCTAATTTCCTCTACTTTGACTTCAATCTCTTTGACTACTTCTTTTTTCTTCTCCATAATTGCCTTAGCTTCTTTTGGAGTCGCTTTGATACGTTTAGAATTTTCGATTTCTATGATTTTCAAAAACTCCCCAATCAAGTCTTTTTTGTTTTTATTATTGAAATATTTTTGCGCTATGTCTTCTATTTTTTGCCCGATATAAATCGTTTTTTGCTTACTATCGTACAATTCTTGATAACTCTCCAGTTTTTGTTTGATTTTTTCATTGATATTTTCCATTTTCTTGCTTTCCTCCCTAGCTCGAATTTCTTCTTCTTTCAAATTGATTGAAGTTTTTTCTAATTTCGAACGCTCTTTTTGAAGCGTGGCAATGGTCTTGTCAAAACGTACTTTTCCGCCTTCAATTTTCTTTTTCGCCCTATTGATCAAGCTGAAAGGAATCCCATTTTTCTGAGCTACTTCAAAAGTAAAAGAACTTCCTGCTTGACCCAAAACTAATTTATAAATAGGTTCCAATGTTTTTTCGTCAAACAACATATTGGCATTGATGGCAAAAGGTAACTCGTTCGCCAAAAGTTTAAGGTTTGAGTAGTGCGTCGTAATGATTCCAAAAGCTTCGCGATGGTAGAATTCTTCTAAAAAAATTTCTGCCAAAGCACCACCTAATTCCGGGTCGGAACCCGTACCAAATTCGTCAATCAAGAACATCGTTTTTTTGTTGCATTTCTTCAAGAAATAGTTCATATTCTTGAGTCGGTAACTGTAGGTACTTAAATGATTTTCAATAGATTGGTTGTCGCCAATATCGGTCAAAATCCTATCGAACAAAAAAGTTTCGCTGCGTTCGTGCACGGGAATCAACATTCCGGATTGTAGCATCAATTGTAATAATCCAACGGTTTTTAGCGAAATAGTTTTTCCTCCAGCATTGGGTCCAGAAATGACGATGATTCGTTTTTCTTGGTTTAATTCGAATGTTTGCGGATGTGTAACCTCGTTTTTCTGCTTGTTATTCAAATACAAAATAGGATGGAAGGCATCTCTGAAGAACAATCGGCGGTCTTCGGTAATTGTGGGTAAAATGCCGTTGATTCTGTTGGCATATTTTGCTTTGGCAGCAATCACATCAATATCGCTCAAGAAATCTTGGTATTGTATCAGTAAGGGCAAAAACGGCCGAATATAATTTGACAATTGTTTCAGAATTCGGGCGATTTCTTCTTTCTCTTCGTATTCTAAATTGCTTAATTCTCGCGAATATTTTAAGGTGGTTTCGGGTTCGATATACGCAATACTTCCAGTTTTGGAACTACCTAAAATCGATCCTTTCACTTTACGGCGATACATTGCTAAAACGGCTAAAACCCTACGATTTTGAACAAAACTTTCCCGAATGTCATCAAGATATCCTAAGGAATTGTATTGCGTTAAAGCCATACCAAAACTTTGATTCACTTTACCGCGAACCACATTCATATCGCGACGAATATTGAGCAAATCCGGCGAAGCATTGTCTTTTATTTCTCCATATTTATCAACCACCATATCTATCAAACTGCTGATTTCTTTGGTAATTTGTATTTCAGATGCTTTTTTATTCAAATAGGGATAATAGTCTTCGAATTTCTTGAAATAATTCAGCATAAAATTCGTGGTTTCCGAAAGAGTGGCAATTTTTCTAAAACTACCCACTTCCAGAAAACTGTCCTCTATGGCCAAAAACTTGATTTCGTAGGTTATCGCGTCAAATCCGTGATTGGGAATGGCGTTGTTGTTTTGGAAAGAAGAAACATATTCCGAGGTTTGCATTAAAGCATTCATCAAGGATTCCTTATCTCGGAATGGTGTAATTTCTAGCGCTTTTTGCTTGCCAATATCGGTATTGCAAATGGCCGAAACGGTTTCGAGAACAGTTGGAAATTGTAAATCTTGAAGTGTTTTTTCTGTAATGGATATCATTTAATTCTTGAATTGAATAGTCGCAAAGTTACAAACTTGTTAAGTTGTAATAATCTAAAAAAATAATATTTATATTTGTTAAATGAAAAAGGACGAAATAATCAATACTTTAAAAACAGACAAGCAATTCCTTAAAGATAATTATGGAGTTGTTTCCATTGCTTTGTTTGGTTCTTACGCAAAAGGAGAGGAAAACAAGAATAGTGACGTTGATTTTATGGTCGAATTTACGGAACCCTCTTACAGTTTATTAATGGGATTGTATGTTTATTTAGAAAATAAATTAAATTCTAAAATTGAAATCGTTAGAAAAGGACCGCATTTGTCGAATAGATTTCTTGATAACATCAAAAACGATTTGATTTATGTATGACGAAGTATATCAATATTCACTTGAAACGATTTTAGATCATATTACGGTTTGCAACAAAAGATTTTCTGAAATTCATAATCCTGACGATTTTGTTTGCAATGATTATGGGAAAACTTTACTCGATGCCATTGTAACAAGACTGCAAGCCATTGGCGAAAATTTAAAAAATACTTCAAGAAAGCACAATTTATTGGAAAAAAATTATCCAGAAATAGAGTGGAACAAAATTGTTCGATTTAGAGATTTTATTTCCCATCATTACGAAATGTTGGATTATGAAATTGTTTATGAAATATGTAAGGATTATTTACCAAAATTAGAAGTTGTTATAAAAACTGAATTAGGTAAATTTTAAAAATATGAACCCCAACCTCAATCCTTCTTGGCAAACTATTTTATCTGACGAAATCCAGAAACCTTATTTCAGGAATTTGATGAAAGCCGTCGATGAAGAATACCAAAACCATACTTGCTTTCCGCCAAAAGAGTTGATTTTTGCTGCTTTTGAGCATTGTTCGTTTCAAGATTTGAAAGTGGTTATTATTGGACAAGATCCCTATCACGGTACAAATGAAGCCAACGGTTTATGCTTTTCAGTGAATGACGGCATCAAAATCCCACCTTCCTTGCGTAATATTTTTAGAGAAATGAACGAGGATTTGGGCACTGTTTTTTTTCCAATTTCGGGAAATTTAGAACCTTGGGCAAAGCAAGGAATATTGCTTTTGAATGCTTCGCTTACAGTTCGAAAAGACAGTCCCAATAGTCATAAACACTTGCAATGGAATGTTTTTACCGATGCCGTAATCCAAAAAATTTCGGACCAAAAAGAACAGATTGTTTTTTTGCTTTGGGGTAGTTTTGCGCAAAAAAAAGGTTCGAAAATCGATAGAATAAAACATTTGGTTTTAGAATCAGGTCATCCATCGCCAATGAGTGCTAATCAAGGAAAATGGTTCGGGAATAGGCATTTTAGCAAAATTAATTTATATTTGAATGATAAAGGAATCGGTTTGATTGACTGGAGTTCTAACCAAAAATTTTAAAATGTTGTCTATGAGATTTTTTCGCATTTGTATTATCATAATGGTAGTTTTTATGGAATTTGGATGTTCTTCAACCAAAAAAAATAGGCTATCTGAATCCTTAGCATCGGATAATCCGAAGATCAAAAACGTAATGTCTAATCCTGATGTATATGAACTGCAAGTCATTTATACTGAAATTATAAGAGACAAAAATAATAAGGTGAGTTTTAAAGATTTTACGTATCGTTTAAATGCCAACAATTATTTTTATCCTGCAAGTACAGTCAAATTTCCTTTTGCTTTGATGGTGCTTGAAAAGTTAAATACTATTCCTGGGACTTCAATGGATGATACTTTTAAAATCGATGGTAATCCAACAGCCTATAAATTCACGGACGAAATGACTAAAGTGTTTGCGGTAAGTGATAATGAAGCCAGTAATCATTTATTCGAATTGATTGGATTTGATTATTTAAATCAAGGGATGAAGGATAAAGGACTTTCGCCATTTCGTATTTCGCATCGAATTTCTGTACCAGATTCTGGAAATCCGTTAGTGCACAAAGTGACCATCACAAAAGACGATAAAACAGAAGTATCGACCGAAGAAAAACTAAATTCGGCAAGCAAACCATTAGAAATAAATGGGGTTAAAAAGGGGAAGGGGTATTACAAAGACAATTTATTGATAAATGAGCCTTTCGATTTTTCTCAAAAGAATTATTATCCATTAGAAACACTGCACAACACATTGAAAAGACTCGTTTTCCCGGAAGCATTTAAAGTGTCTCAACGATTCAATTTGACAAAGGAACAGAGAGATTTTGTTTTATTTTCGATGTCTAATTTGCCTAAAAATGCAGGTTATGACGCAAAAGAATATTATGATGGGTATTGCAAGTTTTTTATGTTTGGCGATACCAAAGAAAATATTCCGGCTAATATAAAGATTTACAACAAAGTGGGCGACGCTTACGGAACTATGATTGATTGTGCCTATATTGTTGATACCGAAAATAAAGTAGAATTTATGGTTTCAGCAACGCTGTTAGCCAATAAAGATGGAATTTTTAATGATGATTCCTACGATTATGATGCGATTGGATTTCCATTTTTGGCAGAATTGGGAAGGCAATTGTATGCGAAAAATTTGAAAAAATAATTTTATTTAATCCGTTGGGTCTAATTCAATTTAGATTTTTTAAACGCATAGATTCATAGTTTTTTTAAGGATTTTAAAAAGACGCTTCGCTTGATTTTAGTATATCATAGCTATGTGAAACCAAAAATTGGGCTATTAACTCTTTTATCTATGATTCTATGCGTTTCAATTTTATTTTTCTAAATATTTAATAATTACATCCAGCAGGTTTTTATTTAGAATTTTTATTATCCAATTGATACCAATTCCACGAAATGCCATCTTCTAGATATTGCTCGGTCATTTGCATTCCAATTTTTTGAAGAATTCGATTTGAAGCGGCATTGTCAGAATGAGCTGCAGCTTCCATAGTTTTGATATTCATTGTTTGGAAAGCATAGTTCAACCAAGCACCAGTTGCTTCGCTAGCATAACCTTTTCCCCAAAATTTCTCGTCCAATCGGTAGCCAATATCGTAGAAATTAGTTTTGTTGTTTACTGTTTCAGTGTTGAATTTTAAGCCAGCCCAACCTATAAATTCATTGGTTTCTTTTAAAATTATGGCAAATCTCCCGATGCCGTTGTCTAGGTATTGTTTCTGAACAAAGTCAATGATTTCGTAAGTTTCTTCGATTTTTAGAACGGGTTTGTTCCATAAATATTGATGCACTTTGGGATTGCTGTCCATAGCAAAAAAAGCTGCTGCATCAGAAAGTTGGAATTCACGAAGAATAAGTCTGTCGGTTTCGAGGATTAGGTTCATTTTAATAAATCAGTTTTGTGTTTTTCAGATAGATAAGGTTCGGCGAAATCTGCAATATCTAAATCTACATATTCATTTATTAAGGCTTTTACAATAGAATAATCAATGTTTTTAGTGATTTCCACAGAAAAATATTTTTTATTTAATCCTTCGGATAGACAATTTATTAAATTTAGCCTTTCTCGAATTATTTCTTTGTCGAAACCATCTTTTAGAATTACTACTTGAATTATTGAGTTGCCTGAATACTCGATTGTTTCTTTATAAACCAATCTTTCTTCAAGTTCATCATATTCAGCTAAAAATAAATCGTCAGTTGCAATTTGTGGGCCATAAAAAGGTATGCTGTCAAGTTTATATATTCCATTTTCTTTGTCAATTATTTCAGCCCACATAGTTTCAACAACTTCTTCTTCTAAAACATCGCTGTAATATCTGAACAGAATTTTTTCGAAATTATTTAATTCATCATTCATTACTCAACTAATTTCCCCAAAGCATACCCAATCAATTCATCAACCGCTTTATAGGGATCTTCGCTGAAAGTACCGTTGGCGCGATTAGCAATGATGGCGTTTAAGGACAAACAGTGATGTCCAAGAAGTTTGCCCAAACCATAAATGGCGCTTGTTTCCATTTCAAGATTGGTCATTCGGGTGCCATTAAAATTGAAACTGTCCATTTTTGAATTCAGATTTTCATCTTGAATGTTCAAACGCAAAACCCTTCCTTGTGGACCATAAAATCCGCCAGCTGTTCCTGTAATTCCTTTGAAAATTCGGTCGCTTTCCATTCTTTTTTCTAGTTTTTCTGAACAAGCTATTACATACGGGCGTCCTTTTTTCAAATCCCAATTGGTGTGTTCGATGAAAGCATCTTCCATAGCAATTTCTGCGATATCATCAATCAAGTAGGAGCGGAGCATATTGTCTAAGCCCAAACCAAATTTTCCCATAACGAAACTATCCACAGGAATATCAGCCTGCAAGGAACCCGAAGTTCCAATTCGGATAATGTTTAATGAAGTGAGTTTTTCTTTTGGTGTTCTGGTTTTCAAATCGATGTTGACCAAAGCATCCAATTCGTTCATTACAATGTCGATATTGTCTGGACCAATTCCAGTTGACATTACGGTGATTCGTTTGCCTTTGAAAAGTCCGGTTTGGGTTTTGAATTCTCTCTTTTGAGTCGAAAATTCGATGCTGTCAAAGAATTGTGTAATTTTTTCAACACGGTTTTGGTCGCCTACGAAGATGATGTCGTTGGCAATGTGTTCTGGTAATAGGTTCAAATGATACACACTTCCGTCTGGATTGAGTATCAATTCTGATGATTGTATCATAATAGCCCCCTAACCCCCGAAGGGGGAATTCCTATTGGGGTAAATAGGTTTTTATTGTTATTAATCTTTGATTAATTTTTGTCCTTATTTTAATGTGAATTTTTAATTCCCCCTTTGGGGGTTAGGGGGCTTTCATCCTCCAACACGTTTTACTTTAAAACCTTTTTCTTTGAGCATTTGCATTATTTTATCGCGATAATCACCTTGAATGATGATAGAATCGTCTTTAAAGGTGCCGCCAACGCTCAGTTTTGTTTTAATTTCTTTAGCCAAAATTTTAAAATCTTCGTCCGATCCTTCGTAACCTTCGATTATAGTCGTGGCTTTTCCTTTTCGCTTTTCGAATTTACAAATCATCGGTTCTTTTTGAACGTAGAGCACGTGATCTTCTTGTGGAACTTCTTCGGGTTCCGATTCGATATGGTCCGGAAATAAATTTTTCAGTTGTTCTTGTAAGTCCATAGATTTTTTATTGTAAAAAATAAAACCCAAAATTCAAAAAACAAATTACAAAATTGAAGTATTGGAATTTGGAATTTCATTTTTGGAATTTAAACATTGTTCTGAATTTGTTTTGCAATATAATTTGTAATCTCATTTCTATTTTCAAGATAATCAAACCATTTGGTTTTTTCATTTCGTTTGAACCAAGTAAGTTGGCGTTTGGCAAATCGTCGCGTGTTTTTTTTGATTTCCTCGATAGCAAATTCCAAACTGATTTTACCTTCAAAGTAAAGAAATAATTCTCTATATCCGACCGTTTGTAGCGCATTTAAGTCTTTATACGGAAATATTTTTTCGGCTTCTGCCAATAAACCTTCCTGCATCATAAGATCGACACGCAGATTGATTCGGTCGTAAATTACTTTTCTATCGGCTTCCAAGCCAATGAGAATAGGAGTAAAGTTACGAGTATTTTTCTTTTGATTCAAAAAGGAGGAATAGGGTTTTCCAGTTCCGATGCAAACTTCCAGAGCGCGCATCATACGTTGTGGATTTTCTTTGGCAACAACTTCGAAATAATTGGGATCCAGTTTTTTTAATTCGGTTTGCAAATAATGTAAACCCAATTTTTCATAATTCGATTTAACTTCCTCACGAACCGAAGTCTCTATTTCGGGAAAATCGTCAAAACCTTTCAAAACGGCATCGACATACAAACCAGAACCGCCAACCAGAACCGCATAATCATTGGTCAAAAACAATTCGTCAAGTTTGACAATGGCTTCTTTTTCGAAATCGCCCACGGTATAATTCTCGAAAATCGATTTGTTTTGGATAAAATGATGTTTTGCATCCGCTAATTCTTCTGAAGTCGGTACAGCTGTGCCGATTTGCATTTCTTTGAAAAATTGTCGGCTATCGCAAGAAATAATCTCGCATTTGAAATGTTGTGCCAAAGCAATGCTTAAGGAAGTTTTTCCTATAGCTGTTGGTCCGACGATGGTAATTAAGTACTTCATATTTT is part of the Flavobacterium nackdongense genome and encodes:
- a CDS encoding endonuclease MutS2; protein product: MISITEKTLQDLQFPTVLETVSAICNTDIGKQKALEITPFRDKESLMNALMQTSEYVSSFQNNNAIPNHGFDAITYEIKFLAIEDSFLEVGSFRKIATLSETTNFMLNYFKKFEDYYPYLNKKASEIQITKEISSLIDMVVDKYGEIKDNASPDLLNIRRDMNVVRGKVNQSFGMALTQYNSLGYLDDIRESFVQNRRVLAVLAMYRRKVKGSILGSSKTGSIAYIEPETTLKYSRELSNLEYEEKEEIARILKQLSNYIRPFLPLLIQYQDFLSDIDVIAAKAKYANRINGILPTITEDRRLFFRDAFHPILYLNNKQKNEVTHPQTFELNQEKRIIVISGPNAGGKTISLKTVGLLQLMLQSGMLIPVHERSETFLFDRILTDIGDNQSIENHLSTYSYRLKNMNYFLKKCNKKTMFLIDEFGTGSDPELGGALAEIFLEEFYHREAFGIITTHYSNLKLLANELPFAINANMLFDEKTLEPIYKLVLGQAGSSFTFEVAQKNGIPFSLINRAKKKIEGGKVRFDKTIATLQKERSKLEKTSINLKEEEIRAREESKKMENINEKIKQKLESYQELYDSKQKTIYIGQKIEDIAQKYFNNKNKKDLIGEFLKIIEIENSKRIKATPKEAKAIMEKKKEVVKEIEVKVEEIRVAKKEKKLKPIIEKPKPILKVGDRVRMFDGKAVGSIDSIEKNKATVNYGVFTSKVSLDLLEFVETGKK
- a CDS encoding nucleotidyltransferase family protein, which gives rise to MKKDEIINTLKTDKQFLKDNYGVVSIALFGSYAKGEENKNSDVDFMVEFTEPSYSLLMGLYVYLENKLNSKIEIVRKGPHLSNRFLDNIKNDLIYV
- a CDS encoding HepT-like ribonuclease domain-containing protein — protein: MYDEVYQYSLETILDHITVCNKRFSEIHNPDDFVCNDYGKTLLDAIVTRLQAIGENLKNTSRKHNLLEKNYPEIEWNKIVRFRDFISHHYEMLDYEIVYEICKDYLPKLEVVIKTELGKF
- the ung gene encoding uracil-DNA glycosylase — translated: MNPNLNPSWQTILSDEIQKPYFRNLMKAVDEEYQNHTCFPPKELIFAAFEHCSFQDLKVVIIGQDPYHGTNEANGLCFSVNDGIKIPPSLRNIFREMNEDLGTVFFPISGNLEPWAKQGILLLNASLTVRKDSPNSHKHLQWNVFTDAVIQKISDQKEQIVFLLWGSFAQKKGSKIDRIKHLVLESGHPSPMSANQGKWFGNRHFSKINLYLNDKGIGLIDWSSNQKF
- a CDS encoding serine hydrolase, whose amino-acid sequence is MRFFRICIIIMVVFMEFGCSSTKKNRLSESLASDNPKIKNVMSNPDVYELQVIYTEIIRDKNNKVSFKDFTYRLNANNYFYPASTVKFPFALMVLEKLNTIPGTSMDDTFKIDGNPTAYKFTDEMTKVFAVSDNEASNHLFELIGFDYLNQGMKDKGLSPFRISHRISVPDSGNPLVHKVTITKDDKTEVSTEEKLNSASKPLEINGVKKGKGYYKDNLLINEPFDFSQKNYYPLETLHNTLKRLVFPEAFKVSQRFNLTKEQRDFVLFSMSNLPKNAGYDAKEYYDGYCKFFMFGDTKENIPANIKIYNKVGDAYGTMIDCAYIVDTENKVEFMVSATLLANKDGIFNDDSYDYDAIGFPFLAELGRQLYAKNLKK
- a CDS encoding GNAT family N-acetyltransferase, with amino-acid sequence MNLILETDRLILREFQLSDAAAFFAMDSNPKVHQYLWNKPVLKIEETYEIIDFVQKQYLDNGIGRFAIILKETNEFIGWAGLKFNTETVNNKTNFYDIGYRLDEKFWGKGYASEATGAWLNYAFQTMNIKTMEAAAHSDNAASNRILQKIGMQMTEQYLEDGISWNWYQLDNKNSK
- a CDS encoding DUF4265 domain-containing protein encodes the protein MNDELNNFEKILFRYYSDVLEEEVVETMWAEIIDKENGIYKLDSIPFYGPQIATDDLFLAEYDELEERLVYKETIEYSGNSIIQVVILKDGFDKEIIRERLNLINCLSEGLNKKYFSVEITKNIDYSIVKALINEYVDLDIADFAEPYLSEKHKTDLLK
- a CDS encoding nucleoside phosphorylase, producing the protein MIQSSELILNPDGSVYHLNLLPEHIANDIIFVGDQNRVEKITQFFDSIEFSTQKREFKTQTGLFKGKRITVMSTGIGPDNIDIVMNELDALVNIDLKTRTPKEKLTSLNIIRIGTSGSLQADIPVDSFVMGKFGLGLDNMLRSYLIDDIAEIAMEDAFIEHTNWDLKKGRPYVIACSEKLEKRMESDRIFKGITGTAGGFYGPQGRVLRLNIQDENLNSKMDSFNFNGTRMTNLEMETSAIYGLGKLLGHHCLSLNAIIANRANGTFSEDPYKAVDELIGYALGKLVE
- a CDS encoding translation initiation factor, which codes for MDLQEQLKNLFPDHIESEPEEVPQEDHVLYVQKEPMICKFEKRKGKATTIIEGYEGSDEDFKILAKEIKTKLSVGGTFKDDSIIIQGDYRDKIMQMLKEKGFKVKRVGG
- the miaA gene encoding tRNA (adenosine(37)-N6)-dimethylallyltransferase MiaA, with the protein product MKYLITIVGPTAIGKTSLSIALAQHFKCEIISCDSRQFFKEMQIGTAVPTSEELADAKHHFIQNKSIFENYTVGDFEKEAIVKLDELFLTNDYAVLVGGSGLYVDAVLKGFDDFPEIETSVREEVKSNYEKLGLHYLQTELKKLDPNYFEVVAKENPQRMMRALEVCIGTGKPYSSFLNQKKNTRNFTPILIGLEADRKVIYDRINLRVDLMMQEGLLAEAEKIFPYKDLNALQTVGYRELFLYFEGKISLEFAIEEIKKNTRRFAKRQLTWFKRNEKTKWFDYLENRNEITNYIAKQIQNNV